The following are from one region of the Biomphalaria glabrata chromosome 4, xgBioGlab47.1, whole genome shotgun sequence genome:
- the LOC106079509 gene encoding probable glutathione S-transferase 6: MAPKSLKLIYFNGRGRAELSRLILAVAGQKYEDVRIVGENWPAEKSKTPFGQLPVLEVDGQTFGQSLAIATYLAREFNLYGKTNLDGLKIDQVVQLCVDFQNSASKVFFEKDENKKAEGLKNLREVEVPKYLGFFEKLLKENGSGYFVGSSLTLAELYVYDLLFNFQQRSIVKLDDFHLLNTLYKKVDNQDKIKAYVSKRPFTEF, translated from the exons ATGGCACCAAAAAGTCTCAAGTTGATCTACTTTAATGGACGTGGTAGAGCTGAACTCTCTCGCTTGATCTTGGCTGTGGCTGGACAAAAGTATGAAGATGTGCGAATTGTTGGAGAGAACTGGCCAGCTGAGAAGTCCA AAACTCCGTTCGGACAACTTCCAGTACTAGAAGTGGATGGTCAAACATTTGGTCAGAGTCTTGCCATTGCTACGTATTTAGCTCGAGAATTTA ATTTGTACGGCAAAACTAATCTGGACGGATTAAAAATAGACCAAGTTGTTCAACTCTGTGTTGACTTTCAAAACTCTGCATCAAAAGTTTTTTTCgaaaaagatgaaaataaaaaa GCTGAAGGTCTTAAAAATCTGAGAGAAGTAGAAGTTCCTAAATATCTTGGATTTTTTGAAAAACTTCTAAAAGAAAATGGCTCTGGATACTTTGTTGGTTCCTCT TTAACATTGGCAGAGCTGTACGTCTATGACTTGCTTTTTAACTTTCAACAAAGATCAATTGTCAAACTTGATGATTTTCACTTGTTAAATACTTTGTACAAGAAGGTAGACAACCAAGACAAAATCAAGGCCTATGTATCTAAACGACCATTCACAGAATTTTAA